The DNA segment GCTCTCCCCTGGCCGCAGGGAGCCTTTATCAAGAGCTTCTCCGACAGCGCAGCGTTGGCCCATGAAGTCGTGCTCGACGCCTCTCTTATCGCGGAGGAGATGCGCGGGCTGGCGCTTGCCTGCGAGCCGGAGGGCTGGGAGGGTACGTCGACCGAACTCCTGCGCGAATTGGAGAGGCGCGTGGACGATACGACCCGACGGGGGCGCTCGTGGCCGAAGACGGCAAGGGCGCTGTCCAATCAGATCCGTCGCATCCTGCCGGCCCTCAGGGCCATCAATGTCGCCGTGACGTTCCACCGGGAGCCACGAGCAACGCGGCGCCGGCTGATCAAGTTGGTTCCGATGCAAGATCGAGTGGACGATCTCGATGCTGTGGACGCTGGTGAAGTGGACGATGTGGACGCAGGATCGCTAGGAGTGGACGCAAGCGAGACCGCCGCTGATGCGGAAATCGAATCTAGAATGGACGATGTGGACGCAGTGGACGATGAATTCTCTTCTTTAGAAGAGTGGGAGGAGGAGATCTAGGTGAACGCTTTGGAGATCGTGCGCGCTGTGCAGGAACACGGGGCGCAACTCGTAGAGGAGGATGGTCGCCTCGTGGTGAAGGGCACTGGTGAGCGGTTGCCCGATGACCTCCGTTCGGAGCTCGGACAGCACAAGGCGGCCGTGCTCATCGCACTCGGCTGTCCGTTCGACAGGGCGGTGGCCAGCATTCTGGACGACCTGCGGCCCCACCTCGCGCCCGCACTGCGAGCTCTGCCGGATGAGCGACTGCTGGCGCTGGTGAACTGGCATATCTTCGCCGCTTGGGAGAAGGCGCTGCGGGAGTTCGGGAAAAGATAGTGAAATTCACCGTCCACTTCGTCCATTCGTCCACGGCACGTGACGGAGTCAGCGCGAGCGGGGCGCAGACGCGACTTGCCCTGTGCGCGACGGTGATGCATATATGTGGCACCTCGGACTCGCCTAGGAGAGCGATGAAGTGAGAAACGGTTCGAAGCCAGGGCTCGCGATTCTCTACGACCGCGCCTCGACCGCGCACCAGCGCGACAACTGGTCGCGTGCCGACGCCAACCGCTTCCTGGAGAGGGTCGTGGCCGAGCACGGCTACGAGGGCGAGGTTCGCCAGGAGATCAAGTCCGGCGAGAACCTGACGGACCGTCCCGTGATGAAGCAGCTCCTCAAAGAGATCGCCGAGGGTAAGATCGCCGCGCTCGTCACCCAGGACTTCACTCGCCTATCGCGCGACGAAGACGGCATCGACGGTCGCGTCATCCGCCAGGTCTGCCGCGACGCCGACACGCTCATCATCACGCAAGAGAAGACCTACGACTTCTCTAACGACGGCGATGACCTCCTGGCCGACCTGAACTTCTTCGTCGGGAAGATTCACAAGCGCCAGAGCCTCCTCGCACTCACCCGGGGCTTGAAGGAGAAGGCCCGCCAGGGCAAGCTTGAGCCGACGTACGCCATGTACGGCTACGATTGGTCGGAGCGCTGGCCGGACGTTGATCCGCCCCAGGGCGCCAAGCCAGGTGCGAAGAAGCCGGGCGCGAAGCTGGTCGTGTTACCTGAAGAGGCCGACGTCGTCCGGCGCATTTTCAACCTGTACGAAGA comes from the Pseudomonadota bacterium genome and includes:
- a CDS encoding recombinase family protein, whose translation is MRNGSKPGLAILYDRASTAHQRDNWSRADANRFLERVVAEHGYEGEVRQEIKSGENLTDRPVMKQLLKEIAEGKIAALVTQDFTRLSRDEDGIDGRVIRQVCRDADTLIITQEKTYDFSNDGDDLLADLNFFVGKIHKRQSLLALTRGLKEKARQGKLEPTYAMYGYDWSERWPDVDPPQGAKPGAKKPGAKLVVLPEEADVVRRIFNLYEEVSQRQVAMRLNKEGVRKSVKSRAWRRKVQSRENGERVFLERAEERTDRMWTPKDINDIVSNALYAGLLTWG